From one Cupriavidus sp. P-10 genomic stretch:
- a CDS encoding C39 family peptidase, whose amino-acid sequence MKLLRNLLASVPFALAAGLIPCANAADVYLYGPVGEPYSVRVTSVREARFKSTIRQQYDFSCGSAAVATLLTYQYGHPMNEATVFQNMYLNGDQEKIRAEGFSLLDMKRFLGALGYEADGYELPLSKLEETQIPAIVLIVENGYHHFVVVKGVKGNRVLVGDPARGTRALSREHFEKIWQSQLLFVIHNRTDNARFNVAADWRLAPSGPYWMGVNRDSLFFTVMPKHGVGDF is encoded by the coding sequence ATGAAGCTGCTGCGCAACCTGTTGGCGTCTGTTCCGTTCGCACTGGCGGCGGGGCTCATCCCCTGTGCCAACGCCGCGGATGTCTATCTCTACGGTCCGGTCGGCGAACCCTACAGCGTCAGGGTCACCAGCGTTCGCGAAGCGCGCTTCAAATCCACGATTCGCCAGCAATACGATTTCAGCTGCGGCTCGGCCGCGGTGGCCACGCTGCTGACTTACCAGTACGGCCATCCGATGAACGAGGCCACGGTGTTCCAGAACATGTACCTCAACGGCGACCAGGAAAAGATACGTGCCGAAGGGTTCTCGCTGCTGGACATGAAACGTTTCCTGGGCGCGCTGGGCTATGAGGCGGACGGCTATGAGCTGCCGCTGTCCAAGCTCGAGGAAACACAGATCCCTGCCATCGTGCTGATCGTGGAAAACGGTTACCACCATTTCGTGGTGGTCAAGGGTGTGAAAGGCAACCGCGTACTCGTCGGCGATCCCGCGCGCGGCACGAGAGCGCTTTCACGCGAGCACTTCGAGAAGATCTGGCAGAGCCAGTTGTTGTTCGTGATCCACAACCGCACGGACAACGCACGCTTCAACGTGGCTGCGGACTGGCGCCTGGCGCCCAGCGGCCCTTACTGGATGGGAGTCAACCGGGATAGCCTGTTCTTCACCGTCATGCCCAAGCATGGCGTTGGCGACTTCTGA
- a CDS encoding flagellin has product MLQTSLPTPAAPRTAISAAAMLLGAGLACAGVAHAGSLAQPDSLDPSALPSQAATSARDQDNSPVAAARGSMAGWKPVAQEKLDDMRGGFEMPGLQVAFGIERAVYINGALVVATSINIPDVSRITADQAARLATSLGPAIVNATNASVNAALASNPVTAGTQLGSSGGSASAGSAGSAGASASAAGAAGGSSSSASAAAGGSASASGAAGLPGTVVSTGTGQVTTNGLLNVIQNGAGNAAAVGSLAGTPTTVIQNSMDNQSIRSLMTIDASVNTLQAFRSQLANSTLQDALMRAASMR; this is encoded by the coding sequence ATGTTGCAGACTTCCCTCCCGACCCCTGCTGCACCGCGAACCGCCATTTCGGCGGCGGCGATGCTGCTCGGTGCCGGTCTGGCCTGTGCCGGCGTGGCGCATGCCGGTTCGCTAGCGCAGCCCGACAGCCTTGACCCGTCGGCGCTGCCGTCGCAGGCGGCCACGTCGGCCCGCGACCAGGACAACTCACCCGTGGCTGCCGCGCGCGGCAGCATGGCCGGCTGGAAGCCGGTCGCACAAGAAAAGCTCGACGACATGCGGGGCGGCTTCGAGATGCCGGGCCTGCAAGTTGCGTTCGGTATCGAACGCGCGGTGTACATCAACGGGGCCCTGGTCGTCGCAACCAGCATTAACATCCCGGACGTCAGCCGCATCACAGCGGACCAGGCGGCTCGGCTGGCAACTTCGCTCGGTCCGGCAATCGTCAATGCCACCAACGCGTCGGTCAACGCCGCGCTGGCCAGCAATCCAGTCACCGCAGGCACGCAACTGGGCTCCAGTGGCGGCAGTGCGAGTGCAGGCAGTGCAGGCAGTGCCGGCGCTTCGGCGTCGGCAGCGGGCGCTGCCGGAGGTAGCTCGTCCTCAGCCTCGGCGGCCGCGGGTGGCAGCGCCAGTGCCAGCGGGGCTGCCGGCCTGCCCGGCACGGTCGTCAGTACGGGCACTGGCCAGGTGACGACCAACGGGTTGCTCAATGTCATCCAGAACGGCGCTGGCAACGCGGCCGCGGTGGGATCGCTGGCCGGCACGCCCACCACGGTGATTCAGAACAGCATGGACAACCAGAGCATCCGGAGCCTGATGACAATCGACGCAAGCGTGAATACGCTGCAGGCTTTCCGGTCGCAATTGGCTAACTCGACGCTGCAGGATGCGTTGATGCGGGCCGCCAGCATGAGGTAA
- a CDS encoding acetate kinase produces MKKRSMQGIRNAGCSTLLLLGGLAQAQTPTDAGVPAAGLETLQRELADQATQLDAMKRALAEQEAVIRELRSVISNEVLATKRGGQGVGGGVSPSNNATNAATAAAAASAAQSAPNAVNNPQQITLQPPQDVAQGPQAGESANPQTVAVEEPVGRPPERETRPPEIAPIIDQPGVLTAQGKLVVEPGFQYGYSSNNRVALVGYTVIPAILIGLLDVREVKTSTYIPSIALRYGVTKRFEIEAKVPYVKTSGSTISREVFTGTAVDNVFNASGAGLGDVEATVRYQLNYGNEKMPYFVGWLRYKSATGKDPFEVVTDCVTRCVGNTTGTGLPLGLPTGTGFQALQPGITWLLPTDPAVFFGTFSYLHNFARNNVSRTVLNGQTENLGKIAPGDIFEFSFGMGLSLNEKASFSIGYDQAIIWPTKQNGQTVPGSVRITQGTLLVGYSYRFNDRYTLNLSVGAGLTRDTPDLQVNLRLPITF; encoded by the coding sequence ATGAAGAAGCGGTCGATGCAGGGCATCCGGAATGCCGGATGCTCGACGTTGCTGTTGCTCGGCGGCCTGGCACAGGCCCAGACGCCGACCGATGCGGGCGTCCCCGCAGCGGGCCTGGAAACGTTGCAAAGGGAACTCGCCGATCAGGCCACCCAGCTCGACGCCATGAAGCGGGCACTGGCCGAACAAGAGGCAGTCATCCGCGAGCTGCGCAGCGTCATCAGCAACGAAGTGCTGGCCACCAAGCGCGGCGGCCAGGGTGTCGGCGGCGGTGTGTCGCCGTCCAACAACGCCACCAATGCCGCCACCGCTGCAGCGGCGGCCAGCGCGGCGCAGAGCGCGCCCAATGCGGTCAACAACCCGCAGCAGATCACGCTGCAGCCGCCGCAGGATGTCGCGCAGGGCCCGCAGGCGGGCGAGTCCGCCAACCCGCAGACCGTGGCCGTGGAAGAGCCCGTGGGCCGTCCGCCCGAGCGCGAGACCCGGCCGCCCGAGATCGCGCCGATCATCGACCAGCCCGGCGTGCTGACCGCGCAGGGCAAGCTGGTGGTCGAGCCTGGCTTCCAGTACGGCTACTCGTCAAACAACCGCGTGGCGCTGGTCGGCTACACGGTCATCCCCGCCATCCTGATCGGCCTGCTCGACGTGCGCGAGGTCAAGACCTCGACCTACATCCCGTCGATCGCGCTGCGCTATGGCGTGACCAAGCGGTTTGAAATCGAAGCCAAGGTGCCTTACGTGAAGACTTCCGGCTCGACCATCAGCCGCGAGGTCTTTACCGGCACCGCCGTCGACAACGTGTTCAATGCCAGCGGCGCCGGCCTGGGCGACGTCGAAGCGACGGTGCGCTACCAGCTCAACTACGGCAACGAGAAGATGCCGTACTTCGTCGGCTGGCTGCGCTACAAGTCGGCCACCGGCAAGGATCCGTTCGAAGTGGTGACCGATTGCGTGACGCGCTGCGTGGGCAATACCACCGGCACCGGCCTGCCGCTCGGGCTGCCGACCGGCACCGGCTTCCAGGCGCTCCAGCCGGGTATCACCTGGCTGCTGCCAACCGATCCGGCGGTGTTCTTCGGCACCTTCAGCTACCTGCACAACTTTGCGCGCAACAACGTCAGCCGCACCGTACTCAACGGCCAGACCGAAAACCTTGGCAAGATCGCCCCGGGCGATATCTTCGAGTTCAGCTTCGGCATGGGCCTGTCGCTCAACGAGAAGGCGTCGTTCAGTATCGGCTATGACCAGGCCATCATCTGGCCGACCAAGCAGAACGGACAGACCGTGCCGGGCTCGGTGCGCATCACGCAGGGCACGCTGCTGGTGGGCTACTCGTATCGCTTCAATGACCGCTACACGCTGAACCTGTCGGTGGGTGCGGGCCTGACGCGCGACACTCCCGACCTGCAGGTCAACCTGCGCCTGCCGATCACTTTCTGA
- a CDS encoding DUF1269 domain-containing protein: protein MRKRIFWLLPDLASARRTMDDLLLARVENRHIHFVARDGADMTGLHEANLFQTSDIVHAAEMGLVVGGGVGVVAGAVVAMFPIVSDTPQWGLVGVLAVLGAVFGAWAASMIGSSAPNSRLRAFEKDIESGKILLMVDVPRGRVEEIETLLQNAHPEARFAGLDPAVPAFP, encoded by the coding sequence ATGCGCAAACGCATCTTCTGGTTGTTGCCCGACCTGGCGAGCGCCCGCCGCACGATGGACGACTTGCTGCTCGCCCGCGTCGAGAACCGCCACATCCACTTCGTGGCGCGCGACGGTGCCGACATGACGGGCTTGCACGAAGCCAACCTGTTCCAGACGTCCGACATCGTCCATGCCGCGGAAATGGGCCTGGTGGTCGGCGGCGGCGTGGGCGTGGTGGCTGGCGCGGTGGTGGCGATGTTCCCGATCGTCAGCGATACGCCGCAATGGGGCCTCGTCGGCGTGCTGGCGGTGCTCGGCGCGGTGTTCGGCGCCTGGGCCGCGAGCATGATCGGCAGCTCGGCGCCCAACAGCCGCCTGCGCGCGTTCGAGAAGGACATCGAGTCGGGCAAGATCCTGCTGATGGTCGACGTGCCGCGCGGGCGCGTCGAGGAAATCGAAACGCTGCTGCAGAACGCTCACCCGGAAGCCCGCTTCGCCGGCCTCGATCCGGCAGTGCCGGCCTTCCCCTGA